Genomic window (Longimicrobiaceae bacterium):
CGTGGGCCTGCGCTACTTCAACGTCTTCGGTCGGCGCCAGGACCCGGAGGGTGCCTACGCCGCGGTGATTCCGCGCTGGGTGGCGAGCCTGCTGGAGGGCCGCCCGTGCGTGATCAACGGGGACGGGGAGACCTCGCGCGACTTCTGCTACGTGGAGAACGTGGTGCAGGCGAACCTGCTCGCCGCGCTGGTCGACCCGGAAGGCGAGCCGGAGAGCGGCGCCGTCTACAACGTGGCGGTCGGCGAGCGCACCACGCTGAACGAGCTGTTCGCGATGATTCGGGACGGGTTGGCGACGTCGCGGCCCGAGCTGGCCGGCGTCCAGCCGACGTATGGGCCGTTCCGCCCGGGTGATGTGCGGCACAGCCAGGCGGACATCTCGAAGGCCCGCCAGCGGCTCGGGTATGAGCCCACCCACACCGTGGCGGAGGGACTGACAGAGGCCCTCGGTTGGTACGAAGCGACGCTGGCGCGCACGGGCCCGGACATGGGCCCGTAGGGGCGCCGCTAGCGCGATGTTGAGCCGGATCATCTGCATGCGGAGAATCGCACCGGCTGGACATTCGCCTGTAGGGGCGCCCCTTGTGGGCGCCCGCACGCCGATGCTGCAAGCGGTTGCCGTCCGGAACCCTCAGGTGTGTGGTGCGGGCGGCCACAAGGGCCGCCCCTACGGGCGGATCACCTGCGCGATGTAGTGTGGAGCGGCGCCACAGGCCGTTATCGGCATTGGCACCCGGACACCGGCGGGTAGACAAAGAAGAGGGCGCGGGATCGACATCCCGCGCCCTCGCGTCAGGGTCCCTCGGGTTCGGAGGGATAGTCAGTCGGGGCGGTTGTTCCGCCTCTGCCATTGCTGCGCTTCGTCCAGGAGCTGCGCGATCACTTCCCTGGTCTTGGCGTCCGTCTCCTTCTGTCGCTCCATCGAGCGCAAGTACTCGACATAGCTGTCGATCCGGGCAGGGCTGGAAGATTCCGAAGCAAACTTGCAGATCAGCATGCGTGCGTTCTCGGTACGGGTCAATCAGTCGCTCAGGCACCGGGGAGAGCACCAGCCATGCCTTCGGGTCGCCTCGGCCGCCTGGACCGTAAGTAATGCTTCTGTAAGCCGATGACGAGGGAGCGCGCGGTTACCGCCGGGGCCATCGGGAAGCTGTTTTTGTGGTCTTGCCTCCGCACCCGTCACCAACGCACAACACTGGTCCGGCTTCTCCCGGTAAACGCCTGTAGCGGCGCTCCGCGGACACCCGGGATCCTACGTTATCGAAGCGTCAAAAGGCGTCGGGCCTGCGATCGGCTCGCCTGCGGCGACCGTCCGCGTGTCGATGAAGGCGCAACCAGCCGGCATATCAACGTAGCAGGCCGGAGGGCACACGATGTGCTCACCCGGCCCGAGTCTTCACCGTTGACTATCCGGCTCCCCATCGGGAGCGCCGTTGCACCGCGCAGCGATCCCTTCCGGCACGGTGTTGCCAGGATCGGCCTGGCGGGGCAGTATAAGGACTAGATCCGCTTCGACGCTAGGATTGCCGATGTTAAACGCCTACAAGACCCCCACGTTCATGGGTACCTCGCCCGGCTCCGGGCCGCTGGCCCCGCAGCACACGGTCACGCGCAATGCCGCGCTCGCCGAAGGGAAAATCGCCATTCCCCATCGCTTCTATCTGGTGGATGGCCGGATCATCGACGGCTATCTGTACCGCGGCATCAACTCGCGGCTGGTCGATGAGCTGTACGGCCAGAAGGGGAGCTTCGTGTCCGTGCTGGATGCCGAGTGCATCACCACGGGGGAGATGATCCCGTACATGGCGATCAACGAGCGACACATCGTCTCCATCCAGGAGCTCGCCGACCTGGTCGCGCTGCGTGCCGCGCGTCGGGAGCAGGAGGTGCTGGCCGCGAAGGAGGCTGCCAGACAGTCTGCGGCCAGACAATCCGAAGAAGAGGCGCGGTAACGATCCGCCCGCCGGATGGACGTGCCGAACTGAACCTGCGGCTGGCCGAGCTCGAAACGGTAAAGAGGGGGACCTGACTGCGGGTTTGCCTTTGGGGGGAAGGGACGCGTAGGGCGCCGGCTGCGGTCTACCGCGACAGGGCCCGTCGCTCCGTCGCCTGCAGCCGTGCCTCCACCAGGTCGGCTGCGGCCTCCGGGTCGGAGAAGGTGATTGGCATCACTGGAACCTGGTCCACCAGGCGGGCGCAGAGGGCCACGGTGGCGGCGGCATTCTCTTCGGCGTTGATCCCTTCGCGTACGATGTCCAGCGCGACAGCCGCAGGTGAATAGGGCTCGAGGCGCGCCCCGACCCCGATGCGGTAGCAGGGCAGGACCACCGCCCCGATCGGCACGGGATCCCGGTGGAAAGCCGAGTCCGGAAGGGAGATCCGGATCTTCCTCAACTCGGTCAAGCGCTCGTGGGGGAGCTCTTCGCCGATGTCTTCCCGCACGATGGGGGTCAGGGGGAAGGCCAGGATGTGCTGGGTGGCCAGGTTGACCGGGACGATGTCGTCGGATGCGTAGCGCCATCCGCGCAGACAGAGCTGGGTGACCAGCGTGCTCTTGCCCCGCCCGTAGGGCCCCACGAAGAGAACCGCTTTCCCATCCCGCACGGTGGCGCCGGCGTGCAGCCAGAGCAGATCGGGGCGTCGGCGCACGAATGACCCGATGATCTCGTGCCGCAGCAGCCGCACGACCTCGCCAATGTCGGCGTGTTCGAACACCTGCTCGCCGTCGAGCGTCAATTCGTATCCGCCGACCGAGGGCTGCAGGCGGATCACCTCGACCGAGTCGGACGGACCCGTCACCAGGAGCTGGCGAAAGCTGCGACGCACCCTATCGATGACTCGTTCGTCCTCGGCTTCGACCACCACGAGGTGGCGCTCGAAGCCAACCGCCACCGAGTGCATCACTCCTCTTGCTGTTCCTCTTCGCCGCCCGGTAGCTCCTCGATCAGATCGAGGGATATCAGCTCCTGAACGGTCTTTTCCACGTCCGCACGGAGGATTTCGGGATCACACCCGACCAGCTGCGCGAGCTCCGCGGTGATTTCCTCGCGCGACAGCGTGCCGTCACAAAGATCCCACACTGCCGCGGCGGACAGATTCAGAGAGACAGCGGTCTCACGGCGGGCATCCCACACCACCAGCTCGTTGGCGACGGGGTGGCAGATGGCGTCGTCGCGTCGCTTCAGGCGGGCGCCGGCACGCTCCAGACGGCTGGGAGCAGCCACCAAGGTTGGCCAAGGCAGCTGCTCCCCTCCGTTGAAGGCGGGCGAGTTTTCAATTGTCGCCATCGCTAGACTCAGCGCCAGCCGAACAACTTCTTCAGCAACTTCGTAAGCGCTATCGCCTCCTTCTTCTGCTTCTTCTTGTTCCAGTCCCTATAATCCGAACCATAGGACCAGGACCTGTCGTGCGAACCCTTCGACGGCGACTTCGCACCCGGGCTCGCATGGCGGTGGGCGTGTGCGGTCCCAGGCATCAGCGGGAGCGCAATGATGGCGGGAACGGCCCAACCAGCCCTTCTGAGGAGTTCACGACGTGAGAGAGAGTCGCGGGAGGGGGATTCTTCGTCTGGCGGACGGCGGGAAATCTCGTTTTCCATGCGTGCATCCTCCCATGGAAAGGGTTAGGCCCTGGACGCCGCGTGCGTCCACTGTTGCTTACAACAATGCTCGTGCCGTGGCATCACTCTATCCGAAAATATGTTATCTCTAAATAAAACAGCTAGTTAGGCGATCGATTCCGCCGAGCGTTGCGGGCATACACCCGCAGGTGTTGCGGGCGGCGTGCAGGAATGGTCCCTCAAGGGCCCGGTCGGTCGAGTCCGACCTTAAATCCTTGGGGGAGGGACCGCGTAGCGCGATCCACGCTCCCCACCTTGATCATCGCCGATCACCAAACGTTTCCCAATACATTGACGCGCAGCACAGAAGTGTTGCTTGTCGGTCGATGAGCCAGCATTATTGCTTGGTTCAGCATTACCCGCTTGCGCGTCCACGTTGCCGGGCGCGGGCGACGGATCCGAAGGCCCGGGGTGGGCGATGAGGGGTGGGGCGGGGTTCCGGCGGATCCGCTTCGACGCGCATAGATGGCGGCACGTTGCGTGCGGCGCTGAATGTCCGTGTCGCGTCTGGAAGAAACCGCAGGTCCGGGCGCAGACCGAGGTGCAGGAGAGTCCGATGGTCGGTTGACGGGGTCAGGCGGCCCCCCCGGGCCGCGAGCCGCCGGTTCGCCGGCACCACACTTCGGACAGGAGGTGTGCATGTACCGAAAGCCGGAGCTACAGCGCTACGGCTCATTCGCGAACCTCACGCGCACCGGCTTCGCCGCGGGCGGGGATGGTTGCATCGTCCTCGATCCGGTGACCGGGGACGTGGTGGACGCGAACCCGAACGACGGAACGTTCGGGCCGGACCTTCCCCGTTGCGACCGGGACGACATGAGTCCTCCCATCTGAGGTCCTGCGAGGAAGCAGGAGGCAGTCAGCGCCTGTAACTCGACTGGGAAGCCGCGTGGCGTGGCTTCCCAGTTTCGTTCTCCCGCCCGTGCCCCGGTATGTACCATCACTCCGTCTTCGGTGGGCACCTGGCGTCCGAGCTACCCTTCCCGGAGCTCCCCACGGTCCACCCGGCTGAGCCCGACTGGATCCTTCGCAGGGCTAAGTCCCCTCCACCACCACGCGGAGCAGAGGTCGTCGGTGAGGACTCGTTTAACGGCATCGGCATCCGGCTCCTCTCGGACGACGCGGGTTTCCGCCTCGAGCTCGACGACACGGGCACCTTCGACGTATCGGCGGACGGGACCACCATACAGTGGTACCCGGGACCTCGATCCCCAGACCTCGTAGTACGCGCCGACGTGATGTCGCGTGTGCTCGTGATTGCCCTCCACATTCGCGGCCGGCTCTGCCTTCACGGGAGCGCCGTCGCGGTGAGATCCGCCGCTATCGCCTTCGTCGCCCCCAGTCGCCACGGAAAGTCGTCGCTCGCCTTTTCCATGGTGCAGGCGGGCGGGCGGCTACTCACCGACGATGTTCTGGTGGTGGACGCGGAGAACGCGGTGGCCACCCCGGGCGTGCAGAACGTCCGGCTCTGGCAGGACGCGGTCGAATCGCTGCGGGCGAACGAGGCCCCCGGCACGCTCAGCCGACCCGGCCGCAAGGACGTGCTCTCAAACCTGCCGGAGGAGATGCTCGCCGGCGGGTCCGCGCCTTTGCGGGCGATCTACAATCTGCGGCCGATTCGTGACGAGCCCTCGGCCGCGCCCGCCGCGCGCACGCTTCTTCCGCCGCGGGCGGCTGCGCTGACGATCCTGCGGCACGCCCGCCTCGGCAGGTTGCTGTCCGGCCTGGAGGCGGCGCGGGTCCTCCAGCGAGCCACCAGCCTGGCCCGCATCGTCCCCGTCTACGACCTACAGGTCGTGCGCAACTGGGAACGGCTGCCGGAAGCGGTGCAGCTCCTGGGCGAATGGCACGGCCTCGACCCAGCCCCGCTGACGGGCGCGAAGGGGACGACATGAGCCTGGTGTCGCCGTCGTTGGAAGTGCCGGCTTCGCCGCTTCGCCCGTCCGCTCCGGCGGTCGAGGTCGGGGGCGTGACCAAGCAGTTTCCCCTCCGGCGTCCCTGGATGGAGACCATCACCCACCCTTTCAGGGTGCAGCGCACCACGGTTCTGCACGAGGTGACGTTGCGGGTGGAACAGGGGGAATTCTTCGGCCTCCTTGGCCCGAACGGGGCAGGCAAGTCCACGCTGTTCAAGATCCTCGCGGCGCTCATCCTCCCGAACGCGGGGACCGTGAGGGTCAGCGGTATCGACTGTGTGCGTGAGCCCCGCGCCGTGCGCCGCGTGCTCGCCTCCGTGATCTCCGACGAACGCAGCCTCTACTGGAGGCTTTCGGCGCGGGAGAACCTGCGCGTCTACGGGGTTCTGCACCGCCTGCGGGGAAGGGCGCTGCAGGCTCGCCTCGACGAGCTGCTCGAGCTGGTGGGTCTCGCCGACACCGGCAACCTCATGGTGGGCCGTTTCTCCTCGGGGATGAAGCAGCGGCTGCTGATCGCCCG
Coding sequences:
- a CDS encoding ABC transporter ATP-binding protein, whose product is MARPRPSPADGREGDDMSLVSPSLEVPASPLRPSAPAVEVGGVTKQFPLRRPWMETITHPFRVQRTTVLHEVTLRVEQGEFFGLLGPNGAGKSTLFKILAALILPNAGTVRVSGIDCVREPRAVRRVLASVISDERSLYWRLSARENLRVYGVLHRLRGRALQARLDELLELVGLADTGNLMVGRFSSGMKQRLLIARALLAQPRVLLLDEPTRSLDPVTAHRLRDFLRNGLAAKQGCTILLATHYTEEAFGLCDRVGVLHRGHLLRVDAPGRLREELRDQSYELTVRCADRAAIESFLRLPATEEGVSNADAPTGWCTFRVQLPEGDDGAAALVSSLVGCGFDVARCEPVQLSLAELIERIVAAHAVEAADA
- a CDS encoding lasso RiPP family leader peptide-containing protein, which gives rise to MYRKPELQRYGSFANLTRTGFAAGGDGCIVLDPVTGDVVDANPNDGTFGPDLPRCDRDDMSPPI
- a CDS encoding PqqD family protein, which produces MATIENSPAFNGGEQLPWPTLVAAPSRLERAGARLKRRDDAICHPVANELVVWDARRETAVSLNLSAAAVWDLCDGTLSREEITAELAQLVGCDPEILRADVEKTVQELISLDLIEELPGGEEEQQEE